In the genome of Candidatus Neptunochlamydia vexilliferae, one region contains:
- a CDS encoding histidine phosphatase family protein, with translation MSSALLQKQLSTSLSKGEKRILLIRHAERHPFEKGSLGLEVGLTSQGKKSAEQLGHSLKDITVNKILTSPVERCIHTSECFVKGYGKSCAIEPSSLIGSPGPFIFDPDAAGPVFLSTHLIEVAQSIVKGVSLPGMRTLSEGGQIFLDHVSTLDSKITLMISHDIIIALLSAFLLQDVHVENYMPDFLKGLLIEYTGNKISRLTQLT, from the coding sequence TTCTGATCCGTCATGCAGAGCGTCACCCATTTGAAAAGGGGTCATTAGGGCTAGAAGTAGGCTTAACCTCTCAGGGAAAAAAAAGTGCTGAGCAGCTAGGACACTCTCTTAAAGATATCACTGTCAATAAAATCTTGACGAGTCCGGTTGAGCGCTGCATCCATACATCAGAGTGCTTTGTTAAGGGATATGGAAAAAGCTGTGCGATTGAGCCTAGCTCTTTAATCGGCAGCCCAGGCCCTTTTATTTTCGATCCAGATGCTGCAGGACCAGTATTCCTAAGTACCCATTTAATAGAAGTTGCCCAGTCGATTGTGAAAGGAGTTTCCCTTCCCGGAATGCGTACTCTTTCTGAAGGGGGACAGATCTTTCTAGATCATGTTTCAACACTCGATAGTAAAATCACACTCATGATTTCTCACGATATCATTATTGCACTTCTCAGTGCCTTTTTACTTCAAGATGTTCACGTAGAAAACTATATGCCAGATTTTTTAAAAGGACTTCTTATCGAATATACTGGCAACAAGATCAGCAGGCTGACTCAGTTGACGTGA